The proteins below come from a single Gammaproteobacteria bacterium CG11_big_fil_rev_8_21_14_0_20_46_22 genomic window:
- a CDS encoding 23S rRNA (pseudouridine(1915)-N(3))-methyltransferase RlmH, producing the protein MKITLISIGSKMPAWVQAGFEEYQKRLQSDWPLTLIEIPLAKRQKNSENLALIKKEGEKMLAAIPKNSFVITLEIGGKRLSTEALAKTITDSQSAHLCFLIGGPEGLAHDVLKRSDAKISLSDLTLPHPLVRIVLAEQLYRALTITQGHPYHK; encoded by the coding sequence ATGAAGATCACACTGATTAGCATCGGCAGTAAAATGCCTGCTTGGGTCCAAGCAGGTTTTGAAGAATACCAAAAGCGTTTACAGTCTGACTGGCCTTTAACCCTTATTGAAATCCCCCTCGCTAAACGCCAAAAAAACAGTGAAAACCTTGCCCTCATCAAAAAAGAAGGTGAGAAGATGCTTGCAGCCATTCCTAAAAATAGCTTTGTGATCACACTGGAAATTGGCGGAAAACGTTTAAGCACCGAGGCCCTAGCAAAGACCATTACCGATTCGCAAAGTGCACACTTATGTTTTTTGATTGGTGGGCCAGAAGGTTTGGCCCACGATGTGCTCAAACGCTCTGACGCGAAAATTTCGCTCTCAGATCTCACACTGCCCCACCCCCTGGTGCGTATCGTGCTGGCCGAGCAGCTTTATCGCGCCCTTACCATCACGCAAGGTCACCCCTACCATAAATAA